The following are encoded together in the Poseidonibacter lekithochrous genome:
- a CDS encoding glycosyltransferase family 4 protein, translating to MKILFITDNFTPEVNAPATRTYEHLKEWIKDDLIDITVLTCVPNFPHGKVYEGYKNKLYQKENIDGIEVIRIWSYMTSNSGFVKRVLDYTSFAAMAFFVGLFKKYDLIIATSPQFFTTWTAWGLSKIRRKPWLFELRDLWPESIKTVGAMKQGKVIEFLEKIELSLYKDCDKVIAVTDAFKSNLISRGIDKDKIDVVTNGSNVDLFYPRIKDKEFLAKLNLENKFIIGYIGTHGMAHSLDFIVKSISKIKDDSIHFLFIGDGAMKNTIVDLSQELKLGNITFLNPIRKEDVPKYLSICDVSLAPLKNEDNFKTVIPSKIFEASAMQKPTLLGVEGQAQEIIETYNAGLCFEPENEIDFLKKIEQMRDEKLYLELQNGCQILANDFDRKKLANEMLNIIKNLDTNR from the coding sequence ATGAAAATTTTATTTATAACAGATAATTTTACACCAGAAGTTAATGCACCTGCAACAAGAACATATGAACATCTAAAAGAATGGATAAAAGATGATTTAATAGATATAACTGTACTTACATGTGTTCCTAACTTTCCTCATGGAAAAGTATATGAAGGGTATAAAAATAAACTTTATCAAAAAGAAAACATCGATGGTATTGAAGTTATAAGGATTTGGAGTTATATGACTTCAAATAGTGGGTTTGTAAAAAGAGTTTTAGATTATACTAGTTTTGCCGCTATGGCTTTTTTTGTTGGATTATTTAAAAAATATGATTTGATTATTGCTACTTCACCCCAGTTTTTTACAACTTGGACTGCATGGGGATTAAGTAAAATTAGAAGAAAGCCCTGGCTTTTTGAGTTGAGAGACTTATGGCCAGAATCTATTAAAACTGTAGGTGCCATGAAACAAGGTAAAGTAATAGAATTTTTAGAAAAAATTGAGCTATCACTTTATAAGGACTGTGATAAAGTTATTGCTGTTACAGATGCATTTAAATCAAATCTTATATCAAGAGGGATTGATAAAGATAAAATTGATGTGGTTACAAATGGCTCAAATGTTGATTTATTTTATCCAAGAATAAAAGATAAAGAATTTTTAGCAAAGTTAAATTTAGAAAATAAGTTTATTATTGGTTATATAGGAACTCATGGTATGGCGCATAGTTTAGATTTTATTGTAAAATCAATATCTAAAATAAAAGATGATTCTATACACTTCCTATTTATAGGTGATGGTGCTATGAAAAATACAATTGTAGACTTATCCCAAGAATTAAAATTAGGTAATATTACTTTTTTAAATCCAATTAGGAAAGAAGATGTGCCAAAGTATTTATCTATATGTGATGTTTCACTTGCTCCACTAAAAAATGAAGATAATTTTAAAACAGTAATACCTTCAAAAATATTTGAAGCATCTGCTATGCAAAAACCTACACTTTTAGGTGTTGAAGGACAAGCTCAAGAGATAATAGAAACATATAATGCTGGTCTTTGTTTTGAACCAGAAAATGAGATTGATTTTCTTAAAAAAATTGAACAAATGCGTGATGAAAAATTGTATCTTGAACTACAAAATGGTTGTCAAATTCTTGCTAATGATTTTGATCGAAAAAAATTAGCAAATGAAATGCTAAATATAATTAAAAATTTAGATACAAACCGATAA
- a CDS encoding MraY family glycosyltransferase — translation MKNATDLGLSDIPNDRSSHTTITPRGAGIGFGGAFFLSNFIFNFSFFIENGLVFLSIFLVFLIGILDDHKDASPKAKFYVIMVATLLVFFDDIAIYSLGSFFGYEISLWYLSLPFTIFALAGFTNALNLIDGLNGLATSVSIIILSSFLYIGYVNQDELIITITSSIIVGLVAFLFFNWNPASIFMGDSGSLFIGFIISLVAVISTQYIHPITVLYLGAIPILDTVVVMVRRIKKGLSPFSPDKTHIHHILLRFFSKKVKKTVLFIILIQILFSLVGVMLALNSDKLSSGISSFIALIAFIGITIFFYMIFTGMQKRQKLIEKLSNRKKKNKK, via the coding sequence ATGAAAAATGCAACAGATTTAGGTCTTAGTGATATACCTAATGATAGAAGTTCTCATACTACTATTACTCCTAGAGGTGCTGGCATTGGATTTGGTGGAGCTTTTTTTCTTTCAAATTTTATATTTAATTTTTCTTTTTTTATTGAAAATGGATTAGTTTTTTTATCTATTTTTTTGGTTTTTCTTATAGGAATACTAGATGATCATAAAGATGCTAGTCCAAAAGCTAAGTTTTATGTAATAATGGTTGCTACATTGTTAGTATTTTTTGATGACATTGCTATCTATTCACTTGGTAGTTTTTTTGGATATGAAATTTCGCTTTGGTATTTGTCGCTACCTTTTACTATATTTGCCTTAGCTGGATTTACAAATGCATTAAATCTTATTGATGGTTTGAATGGGTTAGCGACTAGTGTATCTATTATCATTTTAAGTTCCTTTTTATATATTGGTTATGTAAATCAAGATGAACTTATTATTACTATCACTTCTAGTATTATTGTTGGATTAGTAGCCTTTTTGTTTTTTAATTGGAATCCTGCATCTATATTTATGGGAGACAGTGGAAGTTTATTTATAGGCTTTATTATATCTCTGGTTGCTGTTATTTCTACCCAGTATATACATCCTATCACAGTATTATATTTAGGGGCAATACCCATTTTGGATACTGTTGTAGTTATGGTTAGACGTATAAAAAAAGGTTTATCTCCTTTTTCTCCTGATAAAACACATATTCATCATATTTTATTGAGATTTTTCAGTAAGAAAGTAAAAAAAACTGTTTTATTTATTATCTTAATTCAAATACTCTTTTCATTAGTTGGGGTGATGCTAGCTTTAAATTCAGATAAATTATCATCTGGTATTTCATCATTTATAGCTCTTATTGCTTTTATTGGAATAACAATATTTTTTTATATGATATTTACAGGTATGCAAAAGAGACAGAAATTAATTGAAAAGCTATCCAATAGAAAAAAGAAGAACAAAAAGTGA